The Phycisphaeraceae bacterium genome has a window encoding:
- a CDS encoding 1-acyl-sn-glycerol-3-phosphate acyltransferase, whose protein sequence is MSLTGWIITLIAVVAGGVGAAAWLRPWLTVGPRGSVTLGAAWRFARFFCRVVHQVRVTGLEHLPPGGNRPGPLIVVSNHTCGLDPLLIAAACPFHIRWMMASNYMTPEARWFWRWVDVIPVSRDGKDTGPAREAIRHVREDRGCVGIFPEGGIPDPPGRIRPFQPGVGLIVSRSRAPVLLTWVSGTPRGTSPFGAVIKPSRSRVHFVGLFDFTGERDPQAIADRLRAELARASGWPLDDQPVPTARKRARDPFGV, encoded by the coding sequence ATGTCCCTCACCGGGTGGATCATCACGCTGATCGCCGTCGTCGCCGGAGGTGTCGGTGCGGCGGCGTGGCTGCGACCGTGGCTGACCGTCGGTCCGCGCGGCAGCGTGACGCTCGGGGCGGCGTGGCGATTCGCGCGGTTCTTCTGCCGCGTTGTCCACCAGGTGCGCGTGACCGGGCTGGAGCACCTGCCGCCCGGCGGCAACCGTCCCGGGCCGCTCATCGTCGTCTCCAATCACACCTGCGGGCTGGACCCGCTGCTCATCGCCGCGGCGTGTCCGTTTCACATTCGCTGGATGATGGCCTCCAACTACATGACCCCCGAGGCCCGCTGGTTCTGGCGCTGGGTGGATGTCATCCCCGTCTCCCGCGACGGCAAGGACACGGGTCCGGCCCGCGAGGCCATCCGTCACGTGCGTGAGGACCGGGGCTGCGTCGGCATCTTCCCCGAGGGCGGCATCCCCGACCCGCCGGGGCGGATTCGACCCTTCCAGCCGGGCGTTGGGCTGATCGTGTCGCGCAGCCGGGCGCCGGTGCTGCTGACGTGGGTGTCGGGCACGCCGCGCGGCACATCGCCCTTCGGTGCGGTGATCAAGCCCAGCCGCTCGCGGGTTCACTTTGTGGGGTTGTTCGACTTCACGGGCGAGCGCGACCCGCAGGCCATCGCCGACCGCCTGCGCGCGGAACTGGCCCGCGCCAGCGGGTGGCCGCTGGATGACCAGCCCGTCCCCACGGCCCGCAAGCGGGCTCGCGACCCGTTCGGCGTCTGA